From Saccopteryx leptura isolate mSacLep1 chromosome 3, mSacLep1_pri_phased_curated, whole genome shotgun sequence, one genomic window encodes:
- the TMEM61 gene encoding transmembrane protein 61, with amino-acid sequence MAAPQTCDRGRVASTLRYCMMVGGTVVLVAGTLCFAWWSEGDTGAPPSHLAPPTTHPTPEAPRTLLRSISFFCCGAGGLLLLLGLLWSVKASTWGPPRRDPYHLSRDLYYLTVEPLEKESCRTPELVAVPTYEEAMHCPLVEGPLPPPTYPLEEDLMCSTSGAALLGPQPASPLPLPRYESVVLAADAIPGETIPGAARLAQTTVGRSRGPCRP; translated from the exons ATGGCTGCGCCCCAG ACTTGCGACAGGGGCCGAGTGGCCTCCACCCTCCGCTACTGCATGATGGTCGGCGGCACTGTGGTTCTGGTGGCTGGGACACTCTGCTTCGCTTGGTGGAGTGAAGGGGACACAGGTGCTCCACCCAGCCATCTGGCCCCACCCACTACACACCCCACGCCTGAGGCCCCCAGGACCCTGCTCAGGTCCATCAGCTTCTTCTGCTGTGGGGCGGGCGGCTTGCTGCTGCTCCTTGGCTTGCTGTGGTCTGTCAAGGCCAGCACCTGGGGACCACCCCGACGGGACCCATATCACCTCTCCAGAGACCTGTACTACCTCACTGTGGAGCCCTTAGAGAAGGAGAGCTGCAG GACCCCAGAGCTGGTTGCCGTCCCCACGTACGAGGAGGCCATGCACTGTCCACTGGTTGAGGGGCCCCTGCCACCACCCACGTACCCCCTGGAGGAAGACCTGATGTGCAGCACCTCTGGTGCTGCCCTGCTTGGGCCCCAGCCCGCctcgcccctgcccctgccccgctACGAGAGCGTCGTCCTTGCTGCGGATGCCATCCCTGGAGAGACAATACCTGGCGCTGCCCGGCTGGCTCAAACCACAGTGGGACGAAGTCGAGGCCCCTGCCGGCCCTGA